From a single Triplophysa rosa linkage group LG17, Trosa_1v2, whole genome shotgun sequence genomic region:
- the znf692 gene encoding zinc finger protein 692 isoform X1 yields the protein MTSKNVLRSQRRRELDARRSKSRVRLGSCLHSWGQLKEELGFTLHSELAQHLIDSYYSRICIKCSGNEKTDAKRSLSTTTESLQELILLVHNHGQKCPLPPALQFKTVTKQPEQNKSVHETGRTVVQSESEDSGYLSEVDMCLKYTCDGGHHFSWSPIEREKSKNESDGNSGDVTPASPKRLRRGREQLVEPITLRQELPKLTTRQQQGRKHDVTLNESEEKNEAGSEISGDNKNADVTVTETEQDAVNEGGNDGTDVFHLSEHNNEETAALNLTKRGNQRRVDAGDKQNTNRKAGMLKNNCPQSLKDDMSQISGRKKRKITQKVILPCEFEGCDKIFSSRQYLNHHVKYLHLQQKTFSCSHPTCDKSFNFKKHLKEHEKLHSNQRDYICEFCARAFRTSSNLIIHRRIHTGEKPLQCEVCGFTCRQKASLNWHMRKHNAESTYQFPCEICGRRFEKRDNVTAHRSKSHHDY from the exons ATGACTTCTAAAAACGTTCTGCGCAGTCAGCGGCGCAGGGAACTGGACGCACGCAGGAGTAAATCGCGCGTGCGCCTGGGCTCGTGCCTGCATAGCTGGGGTCAGCTCAAAGAGGAACTGGGCTTCACTCTTCACTCAGAGCTCGCCCAGCATCTCATAGACAG CTACTATTCCAGAATTTGTATCAAGTGCTCAG GTAATGAGAAAACAGATGCCAAAAGAAGTCTGTCAACTACCACAGAATCTTTGCAGGAACTTATTCTGTTGGTCCACAACCATGGACAGAAATGCCCCCTTCCACCTGCCCTGCAGTTTAAGACTGTTACAAAACAACCAGAGCAGAATAAGAGTGTCCATGAAACAGGAAGAACAGTTGTGCAATCTGAGTCCGAGGACTCTGGTTACTTATCTGAGGTGGACATGTGTCTCAAATACACTTGTGATGGTGGCCATCATTTTTCGTGGTCTCCTATTGAAAGAGAGAAATCTAAAAATGAGAGTGATGGCAACAGTGGAGATGTGACCCCCGCTAGTCCGAAGAGGCTCAGACGGGGCAGAGAGCAATTGGTGGAGCCAATCACTTTAAGGCAAGAGTTGCCTAAACTGACAACCCGACAACAACAGGGACGTAAACATGACGTTACCTTAAATGAATCGGAAGAGAAAAATGAGGCAGGATCTGAGATTTCTGGAGACAACAAAAATGCAG ATGTTACAGTGACGGAGACTGAACAGGATGCTGTCAATGAGGGAGGAAATGATGGAACTGATGTCTTTCACCTTTCAGAGCATAA CAATGAAGAAACTGCAGCGCTTAATTTAACCAAAAGAGGGAACCAGAGGAGAGTAGATGCTGGAGATAAGCAGAACACCAACAGAAAAGCAGGAATGCTTAAAAATAATTg CCCACAGTCTTTGAAAGATGACATGTCTCAGATCAGTGGCAGGAAGAAAAG GAAAATAACACAGAAAGTCATTTTGCCTTGCGAGTTTGAGGGCTGCGATAAGATTTTCTCCAGTCGGCAATATCTAAAT CATCACGTCAAGTACCTGCACCTCCAGCAGAAGACGTTCTCCTGCTCGCACCCCACCTGCGATAAGTCGTTCAACTTTAAGAAGCATCTGAAAGAACATGAGAAGCTGCACAGCA ATCAGAGAGACTATATCTGTGAGTTCTGTGCCCGGGCCTTTCGAACCAGCAGTAACCTGATCATCCATCGGAGGAtacacactggagagaaacctttgCA GTGTGAGGTGTGTGGATTTACCTGTCGGCAGAAAGCCTCCTTGAACTGGCACATGCGCAAGCACAACGCTGAGAGCACTTACCAGTTCCCCTGTGAGATCTGCGGCCGTCGCTTTGAAAAAAGAGACAATGTCACAGCTCACCGCAGCAAGAGCCACCATGACTATTAG
- the znf692 gene encoding zinc finger protein 692 isoform X2, with amino-acid sequence MTSKNVLRSQRRRELDARRSKSRVRLGSCLHSWGQLKEELGFTLHSELAQHLIDSYYSRICIKCSGNEKTDAKRSLSTTTESLQELILLVHNHGQKCPLPPALQFKTVTKQPEQNKSVHETGRTVVQSESEDSGYLSEVDMCLKYTCDGGHHFSWSPIEREKSKNESDGNSGDVTPASPKRLRRGREQLVEPITLRQELPKLTTRQQQGRKHDVTLNESEEKNEAGSEISGDNKNADVTVTETEQDAVNEGGNDGTDVFHLSEHNPQSLKDDMSQISGRKKRKITQKVILPCEFEGCDKIFSSRQYLNHHVKYLHLQQKTFSCSHPTCDKSFNFKKHLKEHEKLHSNQRDYICEFCARAFRTSSNLIIHRRIHTGEKPLQCEVCGFTCRQKASLNWHMRKHNAESTYQFPCEICGRRFEKRDNVTAHRSKSHHDY; translated from the exons ATGACTTCTAAAAACGTTCTGCGCAGTCAGCGGCGCAGGGAACTGGACGCACGCAGGAGTAAATCGCGCGTGCGCCTGGGCTCGTGCCTGCATAGCTGGGGTCAGCTCAAAGAGGAACTGGGCTTCACTCTTCACTCAGAGCTCGCCCAGCATCTCATAGACAG CTACTATTCCAGAATTTGTATCAAGTGCTCAG GTAATGAGAAAACAGATGCCAAAAGAAGTCTGTCAACTACCACAGAATCTTTGCAGGAACTTATTCTGTTGGTCCACAACCATGGACAGAAATGCCCCCTTCCACCTGCCCTGCAGTTTAAGACTGTTACAAAACAACCAGAGCAGAATAAGAGTGTCCATGAAACAGGAAGAACAGTTGTGCAATCTGAGTCCGAGGACTCTGGTTACTTATCTGAGGTGGACATGTGTCTCAAATACACTTGTGATGGTGGCCATCATTTTTCGTGGTCTCCTATTGAAAGAGAGAAATCTAAAAATGAGAGTGATGGCAACAGTGGAGATGTGACCCCCGCTAGTCCGAAGAGGCTCAGACGGGGCAGAGAGCAATTGGTGGAGCCAATCACTTTAAGGCAAGAGTTGCCTAAACTGACAACCCGACAACAACAGGGACGTAAACATGACGTTACCTTAAATGAATCGGAAGAGAAAAATGAGGCAGGATCTGAGATTTCTGGAGACAACAAAAATGCAG ATGTTACAGTGACGGAGACTGAACAGGATGCTGTCAATGAGGGAGGAAATGATGGAACTGATGTCTTTCACCTTTCAGAGCATAA CCCACAGTCTTTGAAAGATGACATGTCTCAGATCAGTGGCAGGAAGAAAAG GAAAATAACACAGAAAGTCATTTTGCCTTGCGAGTTTGAGGGCTGCGATAAGATTTTCTCCAGTCGGCAATATCTAAAT CATCACGTCAAGTACCTGCACCTCCAGCAGAAGACGTTCTCCTGCTCGCACCCCACCTGCGATAAGTCGTTCAACTTTAAGAAGCATCTGAAAGAACATGAGAAGCTGCACAGCA ATCAGAGAGACTATATCTGTGAGTTCTGTGCCCGGGCCTTTCGAACCAGCAGTAACCTGATCATCCATCGGAGGAtacacactggagagaaacctttgCA GTGTGAGGTGTGTGGATTTACCTGTCGGCAGAAAGCCTCCTTGAACTGGCACATGCGCAAGCACAACGCTGAGAGCACTTACCAGTTCCCCTGTGAGATCTGCGGCCGTCGCTTTGAAAAAAGAGACAATGTCACAGCTCACCGCAGCAAGAGCCACCATGACTATTAG
- the lpxn gene encoding leupaxin — protein sequence MEELDMLLEELANNSSQTATGPETIPPKTLMLGDSVKRDNTAKHEPTDSSRPTATYFNHTYSMLPTPLEAGVMSPTTATRELDSIMNELLSLDLGLPEQAPTSNPPPIARKSIKDRNPAATTQCDRGKPAEENTQAKKPQHPPLSEKISKSVDAIDDLLGSLSSDMEKMGVHTAGKGHCASCGKIIAGKMITALGQVWHPEHFVCTVCRAEVGTCGFFERDGKPYCETDYQNLFAPRCGYCKGPIIQNILTAMDQTWHPEHFFCSHCGDLFGPEGFMEKDGKPYCPRDFYRLFAPKCSGCGEPVKENYLSAANGTWHPDCFVCADCLKPFKDGCFFEMDGRPLCSQHYHTRQGTLCGTCGEPITGRCIAALDRKFHPEHFLCAFCLRQLSQGVFKEQGGKPYCSVCHTKLFQ from the exons ATGGAAGAACTTG aCATGCTTTTAGAAGAGTTGGCCAACAACTCCTCACAAACTGCAACTGGTCCTGAAACTATACCACCCAAAACTCTCATGCTGGGAGATTCAGTTAAAAGGGACAACACAGCTAAGCATGAACCG ACTGATTCCTCTAGACCAACAGCAACCTATTTCAATCATACATACAG TATGCTTCCAACGCCGTTGGAGGCAGGAGTGATGAGTCCCACCACGGCCACACGAGAGTTAGACTCCATCATGAATGAACTTTTGAGTTTAGATCTTGGG CTTCCGGAACAAGCACCCACATCAAACCCACCTCCAATCGCTCGCAAGTCGATAAAGGACAGAAATCCAGCAGCAACTACACAATGTGATCGTGGAAAACCAGCAGAGGAAAATACACAAGCTAAGAAACCACAGCATCCACCTCTGTCTGAAAAAATATCTAAGAGTGTGGATGCCATAGACGACTTGCTGGGCTCCCTTAGCTCAGACATGGAGAAGATGGGGGTCCACACAGCTGGCAAAGGCCACTGCGCTTCCTGTGGCAAGATCATCGCAGGAAag ATGATCACAGCTCTGGGTCAGGTGTGGCATCCAGAACACTTTGTATGTACGGTGTGCAGGGCAGAAGTTGGCACGTGTGGTTTCTTCGAGAGAGATGGCAAACCGTACTGTGAGACGGACTACCAAAACCTCTTCGCCCCTCGCTGTGGCTACTGCAAGGGTCCTATTATTCAG AACATTTTAACAGCGATGGATCAAACCTGGCACCCAGAACATTTCTTCTGCTCCCACTGTGGAGATCTATTTGGACCTGAAG GGTTTATGGAAAAAGATGGTAAACCATATTGCCCCAGGGATTTCTACCGCCTCTTTGCACCCAAATGCTCTGGTTGTGGAGAACCAGTGAAGGAGAACTATCTGTCTGCAGCCAATGGAACCTGGCACCCCGACTGCTTTGTCTGTGCG GACTGTTTGAAGCCATTTAAAGATGGTTGTTTCTTCGAGATGGATGGTCGACCGCTCTGTTCTCAGCACTATCATACTAGACAGGGGACTTTGTGTGGGACCTGCGGAGAACCCATCACTGGCCGATGCATTGCTGCTCTCGACCGCAAGTTTCACCCTGAGCACTTTCTGTGTGCATTCTGCCTTCGACAGCTCAGTCAGGGTGTGTTTAAAGAGCAGGGAGGGAAGCCGTACTGCTCGGTATGTCACACAAAACTCTTTCAGTAA